A part of Larkinella insperata genomic DNA contains:
- a CDS encoding RNA polymerase sigma-70 factor, with the protein MLPFPTPNSKEPTPFHLHADSKVTDPEYLIRQAFELDARQGYELLFRRYYRPLCSHAVRFVYSRELACDIVSEIFLNFWKNQAHLHITGSFRAYLFTSVRNRVYNYTQEEWKKSMLLDPIDEELEQAVYTDDDPQKILLVTELYQRLEQAIRSLSPQCQRVFLLSRFENKKHREIADELHISLKTVEAHLMKALSHLRKALIITGLLFSAIGLY; encoded by the coding sequence ATGCTTCCTTTCCCTACCCCAAACAGTAAAGAACCGACCCCCTTTCACCTACACGCAGACTCCAAAGTGACCGATCCGGAGTACCTGATCCGGCAGGCGTTTGAACTGGATGCACGGCAGGGGTACGAGCTGCTCTTCCGGCGGTATTACCGGCCCCTGTGCAGCCACGCCGTTCGGTTTGTTTATTCCCGGGAACTGGCCTGTGACATCGTGAGCGAGATATTTCTGAACTTCTGGAAAAACCAGGCCCACCTCCACATCACCGGTTCGTTTCGGGCTTACCTGTTTACGTCCGTTCGCAACCGGGTCTACAACTACACGCAGGAGGAATGGAAGAAATCGATGCTTCTGGACCCGATCGACGAAGAACTGGAACAAGCCGTGTATACCGACGATGATCCCCAGAAAATTCTGCTGGTAACGGAGCTTTACCAACGGCTGGAACAGGCCATCCGTTCGCTTTCGCCCCAGTGCCAACGGGTGTTTCTGCTGAGCCGCTTCGAAAACAAGAAGCACCGCGAGATTGCCGACGAACTGCACATTTCGCTGAAAACGGTGGAAGCACACCTCATGAAAGCCTTATCCCACCTGCGCAAAGCCCTGATTATCACCGGGCTTCTATTCAGCGCCATTGGCCTGTACTAA
- a CDS encoding PepSY domain-containing protein has translation MTISVWRYSHLALAVSSFLLLALASITGVILAFEPVSQKMQPYRAADFDQLTLAQTLPVLKKSYAEISELSVDASQFVQIKGSDAAGNNLTVFVDPQTGKALGTPTPQSEFFQWVTALHRSLFLHETGRFFVGLTAFLLLLITVSGIMLIIQRQRGVKRFFTRIVRDNFAQYYHVVLGRLSLIPILIVALSGTYLSLARFELIKSEKVSPDIDFDAIQTGPERKLADFAVFKKTRLSEVESIEFPFSEDPEDYYTLKLKDRELAVNQITGDVLIEVKYPTAVLLTNLSLNLHTGRTSAVWALILAVAAGNILFFIYSGFAITWKRRGNRVKNQHSADDSRFVILVGSENGSTFRFGRAIHQQLIERGEKSFMTELNNYTVFPKAEYLIALTATYGLGDAPTNARKFAALVEKHPQPRPVRYSVLGFGSHAYPDFCKFAFEVNQLLARQPWAVPLVDVHTVNDKSPDDFGLWAEAWSQQADIPLAASSEMLKAAEHPLETLTVTSHHPTDATDGTFLIRLQPDRNLNVTSGDLLAIYPQNDHRERLYSIGVLDSDLQLSVRLHPGGLGSGFLHRLTAGDILRARVIENGHFHFPSKAPVVVMISNGTGIAPFLGMISQNNQRTPCHLYCGFRESASLEIYQRFLEDNQLARKLTALHVALSREGEKQYVSDLIARDADFMMEVLDTNGVLMICGSLAMQKDVLALLETLCQTKLGKSISVYQSHSQILMDCY, from the coding sequence ATGACCATTTCTGTATGGAGATACAGCCACCTAGCCCTGGCTGTATCTTCTTTTCTATTGCTGGCCCTGGCTTCAATCACGGGCGTAATTCTGGCGTTCGAACCCGTATCCCAGAAAATGCAGCCGTACCGGGCGGCTGATTTTGATCAGCTGACCCTGGCCCAGACCCTGCCGGTGCTGAAAAAAAGCTACGCCGAAATCAGTGAGCTGAGCGTTGATGCCAGCCAGTTTGTGCAGATCAAGGGAAGCGATGCCGCTGGCAACAACCTGACGGTGTTTGTTGATCCGCAGACGGGCAAAGCACTGGGTACGCCCACCCCGCAAAGCGAATTTTTTCAGTGGGTCACCGCCCTGCACCGTTCGTTGTTTCTGCACGAGACGGGCCGGTTTTTTGTGGGGCTGACCGCGTTTCTGCTGCTGTTGATCACCGTCTCCGGTATCATGCTCATTATCCAGCGCCAACGGGGTGTGAAACGGTTTTTTACCCGCATTGTCCGGGATAACTTTGCCCAGTATTACCACGTCGTGCTGGGTCGGTTGTCGCTCATTCCGATTCTGATCGTGGCGCTTTCGGGAACGTACCTGTCCCTGGCTCGTTTTGAATTGATTAAGAGCGAAAAAGTTTCTCCAGACATTGATTTTGACGCCATTCAAACCGGCCCGGAACGAAAGCTGGCCGACTTCGCGGTGTTCAAAAAAACGCGGCTTTCGGAGGTGGAGAGTATTGAGTTTCCGTTTTCGGAAGATCCCGAAGATTATTACACGCTGAAGCTCAAAGACCGGGAATTGGCAGTGAACCAAATAACAGGTGATGTGCTCATTGAGGTGAAATACCCGACCGCCGTATTGCTGACCAACCTGAGCCTGAACTTGCATACCGGTCGGACCAGCGCCGTGTGGGCCCTGATTCTGGCCGTGGCCGCGGGTAATATCCTGTTTTTCATCTATTCCGGTTTTGCCATTACCTGGAAACGGCGGGGCAACCGGGTCAAAAACCAGCATTCCGCCGACGATAGCCGGTTTGTCATTCTGGTCGGGTCGGAGAACGGCAGTACGTTCCGGTTTGGACGGGCCATTCACCAGCAGTTGATCGAGCGCGGGGAAAAGTCGTTCATGACGGAACTGAATAACTACACCGTTTTTCCGAAAGCCGAATACCTGATTGCGTTGACGGCCACCTACGGGCTCGGGGATGCGCCGACCAACGCCCGTAAATTTGCCGCGCTGGTTGAAAAACACCCACAGCCGCGCCCGGTGCGTTACTCCGTCCTGGGTTTTGGCTCCCACGCGTACCCCGATTTCTGCAAGTTTGCCTTCGAGGTAAACCAGCTACTGGCCCGGCAGCCGTGGGCGGTTCCGCTTGTCGACGTACACACCGTCAACGACAAATCGCCGGATGACTTTGGCCTGTGGGCCGAAGCCTGGTCACAGCAGGCCGACATTCCCCTTGCGGCTTCATCCGAAATGCTGAAAGCCGCTGAACACCCGCTCGAAACACTGACCGTCACCAGCCACCACCCCACCGATGCGACCGACGGCACGTTCCTGATCCGGTTGCAGCCGGACCGCAACCTGAACGTTACCTCGGGCGATTTGCTGGCAATCTACCCCCAGAATGACCACCGGGAACGGCTTTACTCGATTGGCGTGCTGGATTCCGACCTGCAACTGAGCGTCCGGCTGCACCCGGGCGGGCTGGGTTCCGGCTTTTTGCACCGGCTAACGGCCGGGGATATTCTACGGGCGCGTGTCATTGAAAACGGGCATTTTCACTTTCCTTCAAAGGCGCCGGTTGTGGTCATGATTTCCAACGGAACCGGCATTGCGCCGTTTTTAGGGATGATCAGCCAGAATAACCAGCGAACGCCCTGCCACTTGTACTGCGGTTTCCGGGAAAGTGCGTCCCTGGAAATCTACCAGCGGTTTCTGGAAGACAATCAGTTGGCCCGCAAGCTGACCGCCCTGCACGTTGCCCTTTCGCGGGAAGGTGAAAAGCAGTACGTCAGCGACCTGATTGCCCGGGACGCCGACTTCATGATGGAAGTTCTCGATACCAACGGTGTCCTGATGATCTGTGGCTCGCTGGCCATGCAAAAAGACGTTCTTGCACTTCTCGAAACCCTCTGCCAGACGAAATTGGGCAAAAGCATCAGCGTCTACCAGTCGCACAGCCAGATCCTGATGGATTGCTATTAA
- a CDS encoding ankyrin repeat domain-containing protein: MKKLFIALSTVISFCAQAQKNTLLDQSFWQNKPDASLIKTEIEKGSNPAQLNPMGFDPVVMAINAGASNDVIKYLLAQPGNEVSKLTHDGRIYLHWAANRGNVEIMDYLIAKGSKASLEDNHGMTVLNFAATGGQPNTQVYELCLRNGADLKKDLNHDGANALLMAVANDKDLTLTDYFVAKGLDLKSTDAAGNNAFSYAARGGNISTMKALLQRGVPANDNALLMASQGSRRGANTLEVYQYLESLNLKPTVRGKNGENVLHAIVRRPKQNEIIQYFLGKGVDVNQADDEGNTVFINAAASNREVAVLEMLMPKVKDINQANQKGVTALALAVKGNSPEVVAYLLDKGADVKVSDKNGDNLAAYLVQSYSGEGRPGGPGAKPEDFDTKLKMLQEKGLDVKAPQKNGNTLYHLAVAKNDLSLLKRLEPLQVDVNARNKDGITALHKAAMVAKDDTMLKYLLSIGAQKDIPTNFKETAFDLASENESLSKSQVSVNFLK; this comes from the coding sequence ATGAAAAAACTTTTCATTGCTCTTTCAACGGTCATTTCCTTCTGCGCCCAGGCGCAGAAAAATACGTTGCTGGATCAATCGTTCTGGCAAAACAAGCCGGATGCCAGCCTGATCAAAACGGAAATTGAGAAAGGGAGCAATCCTGCGCAACTTAACCCCATGGGATTTGACCCGGTCGTGATGGCCATCAATGCCGGAGCTTCCAATGACGTGATCAAATACCTGCTGGCGCAACCCGGTAATGAGGTGAGCAAGCTGACTCACGACGGGCGGATTTACCTCCACTGGGCCGCCAACCGCGGCAACGTAGAGATCATGGACTATTTGATTGCGAAAGGCTCCAAAGCCAGCCTGGAAGATAACCACGGCATGACCGTGCTGAATTTTGCCGCAACCGGCGGGCAGCCGAACACGCAGGTGTATGAACTGTGTCTGCGCAACGGGGCTGATCTCAAAAAAGACCTGAACCACGACGGGGCCAACGCGCTGCTGATGGCCGTTGCCAACGACAAAGACCTGACACTGACGGACTATTTTGTGGCGAAAGGACTGGATCTGAAAAGCACGGATGCGGCCGGAAACAATGCCTTCAGCTACGCGGCCCGCGGGGGTAACATCAGTACGATGAAAGCCCTGTTGCAGCGGGGTGTTCCGGCCAACGACAACGCGCTGCTCATGGCCAGCCAGGGGAGCCGCCGGGGCGCCAACACCCTGGAGGTCTATCAATACCTGGAAAGCCTCAACCTGAAACCAACCGTCAGGGGTAAGAACGGCGAAAATGTGCTGCACGCCATTGTCCGCCGACCCAAGCAGAATGAGATCATCCAGTACTTCCTGGGGAAAGGCGTCGATGTCAACCAGGCAGACGATGAAGGCAATACGGTATTCATAAATGCGGCTGCCTCCAATCGGGAAGTTGCCGTGCTGGAGATGCTCATGCCGAAGGTGAAAGACATCAACCAGGCCAATCAGAAAGGGGTGACGGCCCTGGCGCTGGCCGTCAAAGGCAACTCGCCCGAGGTGGTGGCCTATCTGCTGGATAAAGGGGCCGACGTTAAAGTGAGCGATAAAAACGGCGATAATCTGGCGGCTTACCTGGTGCAATCCTACAGCGGTGAAGGCCGGCCGGGCGGACCGGGTGCCAAGCCGGAAGATTTTGATACCAAACTGAAGATGCTTCAGGAAAAAGGACTGGACGTGAAGGCTCCGCAGAAAAACGGCAACACGCTCTACCATTTAGCCGTCGCCAAGAACGACCTGTCGCTGCTGAAGCGGCTGGAACCTCTGCAGGTGGACGTAAACGCCCGCAACAAAGATGGAATTACCGCCCTGCACAAAGCGGCTATGGTCGCCAAAGATGATACGATGCTGAAATACCTGTTGTCCATCGGGGCTCAAAAAGACATTCCAACCAACTTTAAAGAAACCGCTTTTGACCTGGCCAGCGAAAACGAATCGCTCTCCAAAAGCCAAGTATCCGTTAATTTTCTGAAATAA
- a CDS encoding PAS domain S-box protein — MTHPDLPTDTLLSMYRTAFESMSQGFCVLEKVPDPVDSRSDFCCLLTNPAFEQQFGLHGVAGKTIRQVMPEMDEPIVAYFDQVARTGQSIQFQDYISPLDCWVDAFAFRLEGPGPPRIAVRFDNITERKKAEEALQFNHVWVTLAMRSAKAGWGTWDLVTGNLEWSAEGKAIIGFTAEQEARTVEGWFGRIHPDDRSEVKTLAAEMVAQRKEFHCEYRVVHDDGTVRWVRGTGQVLYDKNGAPYRSTGLVIDITDKKQAEQALRRSEEKYRLLFSSIGEGFCLIELRFNDHGQAVDFRFLDINPSFEKLTGIHNGVGRWVRDIIPDNEQYWFDRYAEVARTGQDRRFEAHSGALGGWYDVYAFRVGQPGENTVGLLFNDITQRKRQQAHQALLADISQAITELSDSGKIMDSVGEKLQGAFPISSLSIWDIRPEGDEVHRRYWWAKEALPPPEKVGLSAFLSDDAIQDVRQGEDFVISDTQTDLRANAQAFKALDIGSYISLPYRQEDGWTSMLVIFSPIAYSWESDQIALLTEIMNRLLPRIERAQAEEALKASEARLKAIFESLPVGVGVVDNTGRFILSNRELQRFIPTGVMPSRDGARQKRWLAHHPDGRRLEPAEYPGARALRGERVVPGIEMLYTPEEGDPVWTRVAAVPVWDGDGRSIGQVAIITDISELKQAEEALKEANRRKDEFLAMLAHELRNPLASIRLGMGLLSFTQEADPVLEQTVSLINQQVDHLVRLVDELLDVSRISRGKIELKPERVELGALVVSVVEAIRPQYDALHKQLHLANSPFPLFVQGDPTRLSQVVTNLLTNGLRYTGQRGQVWVSLQEEQGEAVLRVTDNGIGLQKDQLSVIFELFVQVDVSLARSQGGLGIGLTLVKRLAEKHGGRVEAYSPGLGQGSEFVVYLPLLEKLPSTREAGSAPEAAPSTSQRILVIDDNPGLAFLLSQTLKMRGYEVYTQHSGREGIQAAEELRPRVILCDIGMPELDGYETCRLIREQPWGQAVRMIAITGYGQEEDKRRAKEAGFDDHLIKPVDMSALIHLLEK; from the coding sequence ATGACACATCCTGACCTGCCGACCGATACGCTGTTATCCATGTACCGCACCGCCTTTGAGAGCATGAGCCAGGGCTTCTGTGTACTGGAGAAAGTGCCAGATCCGGTGGATTCGCGCAGTGATTTTTGTTGCCTGCTGACGAATCCGGCCTTTGAGCAACAGTTCGGTCTTCACGGGGTAGCCGGGAAAACGATTCGGCAGGTGATGCCTGAAATGGATGAACCTATTGTGGCTTATTTTGATCAGGTTGCCCGGACGGGTCAGTCGATTCAGTTTCAGGATTACATTTCACCGCTCGATTGCTGGGTGGACGCTTTTGCCTTTCGACTGGAGGGCCCGGGGCCGCCCCGGATTGCCGTGCGGTTCGATAACATTACCGAACGAAAAAAGGCCGAGGAAGCCTTGCAGTTCAATCATGTCTGGGTGACGCTGGCCATGCGAAGTGCCAAAGCCGGATGGGGAACGTGGGATTTGGTTACTGGTAATCTCGAATGGAGTGCTGAGGGCAAAGCCATCATTGGTTTCACCGCCGAGCAAGAAGCCCGTACCGTCGAGGGCTGGTTTGGCCGGATTCATCCCGACGACCGGTCGGAAGTCAAAACCCTGGCCGCCGAAATGGTGGCCCAGCGCAAGGAGTTCCATTGCGAGTACCGGGTTGTGCACGATGATGGAACCGTCCGCTGGGTTCGGGGAACGGGCCAGGTGTTGTACGACAAAAACGGTGCGCCCTACCGCAGTACGGGGCTGGTTATTGACATCACCGACAAAAAGCAGGCCGAGCAGGCGCTGCGCCGGTCGGAGGAGAAATACCGCCTGTTGTTTAGCTCCATCGGCGAAGGGTTCTGCCTCATTGAACTTCGTTTTAATGACCACGGGCAGGCGGTGGATTTCCGGTTTCTGGACATTAATCCCTCGTTTGAGAAGTTAACCGGCATTCACAATGGCGTTGGTCGCTGGGTGCGGGACATTATCCCCGATAACGAACAGTATTGGTTTGATAGGTATGCCGAAGTGGCCCGGACGGGTCAGGACCGGCGCTTTGAAGCCCATTCGGGTGCGCTGGGTGGCTGGTATGACGTGTACGCGTTCCGGGTCGGGCAGCCCGGCGAAAACACCGTTGGGCTGTTGTTTAACGATATCACCCAGCGCAAACGGCAGCAGGCTCACCAGGCGCTGTTGGCCGATATCAGCCAAGCCATCACGGAACTTTCCGACAGCGGTAAAATCATGGATAGCGTGGGCGAAAAGCTCCAGGGCGCCTTTCCCATTTCCTCCCTTAGCATCTGGGACATCCGACCCGAAGGCGATGAAGTCCACCGGCGTTATTGGTGGGCAAAAGAAGCCCTGCCACCGCCCGAAAAAGTCGGTCTTTCTGCGTTTCTCAGTGACGATGCAATCCAGGATGTGCGCCAAGGCGAGGATTTTGTCATATCCGATACCCAAACCGATTTGCGAGCCAACGCCCAGGCTTTCAAGGCCCTGGATATTGGTTCGTACATCAGTTTGCCCTACCGCCAGGAAGATGGCTGGACGTCGATGCTGGTCATTTTTTCGCCCATTGCCTATTCGTGGGAATCCGATCAGATTGCGCTGCTGACCGAAATCATGAACCGCTTACTGCCGCGTATCGAACGGGCTCAGGCCGAGGAAGCCCTTAAAGCCAGTGAAGCCCGGCTGAAAGCCATCTTCGAAAGCCTGCCGGTGGGCGTGGGAGTCGTCGATAACACGGGTCGGTTCATTCTCTCCAATCGGGAGTTGCAGCGCTTTATTCCTACCGGAGTGATGCCTTCCCGAGACGGTGCCCGCCAAAAAAGATGGTTGGCTCATCATCCGGATGGGCGACGCCTGGAGCCCGCCGAATACCCCGGTGCCCGGGCGTTGCGGGGTGAGCGGGTGGTACCCGGCATCGAGATGCTTTATACCCCCGAAGAGGGCGATCCTGTCTGGACCCGCGTGGCCGCCGTACCCGTTTGGGACGGTGATGGCCGAAGCATTGGGCAGGTGGCTATTATCACCGATATTAGTGAGTTGAAGCAGGCCGAAGAAGCCCTGAAAGAAGCCAACCGGCGCAAGGACGAGTTTTTGGCTATGCTGGCCCACGAACTGCGCAACCCCCTGGCGAGCATCCGCCTGGGCATGGGCCTGCTGAGTTTTACCCAGGAAGCCGATCCGGTCCTGGAGCAGACCGTCAGCCTGATCAACCAGCAGGTTGACCACTTGGTGCGGCTGGTGGATGAACTGCTGGATGTGAGCCGCATCAGTCGGGGCAAAATTGAACTAAAACCCGAGCGGGTGGAGCTGGGCGCGCTGGTGGTCAGTGTTGTAGAAGCCATTCGCCCCCAGTACGACGCCCTTCACAAACAGCTCCACCTGGCTAATTCTCCTTTTCCGCTCTTTGTTCAGGGTGATCCCACCCGGCTCTCACAGGTGGTGACCAACCTGTTGACCAACGGGCTGCGCTATACCGGTCAGCGGGGGCAGGTGTGGGTGAGTCTGCAGGAAGAACAGGGGGAAGCGGTTCTGCGGGTCACCGACAACGGCATTGGGCTGCAGAAGGATCAGCTTTCGGTGATTTTTGAACTGTTTGTGCAGGTGGATGTGTCGCTGGCCCGTTCGCAGGGTGGTCTGGGCATCGGCCTGACGCTGGTGAAGCGGCTGGCGGAAAAGCACGGAGGGCGGGTAGAAGCCTACAGCCCCGGTCTGGGTCAGGGCAGTGAGTTTGTGGTTTATCTGCCGCTGCTGGAAAAGCTGCCATCAACCCGGGAAGCGGGTTCTGCTCCGGAAGCGGCCCCGTCAACCAGCCAACGAATTCTGGTGATTGACGACAATCCGGGGCTGGCCTTTCTGTTGTCGCAAACGTTGAAGATGCGGGGGTATGAGGTTTACACCCAGCACAGCGGCCGGGAGGGCATTCAGGCCGCCGAAGAGCTGCGGCCCCGGGTCATTCTGTGCGACATCGGGATGCCGGAACTGGACGGGTACGAAACCTGCCGTCTTATCCGGGAGCAACCCTGGGGGCAGGCCGTGCGGATGATTGCCATCACCGGCTACGGGCAGGAAGAAGACAAACGGCGGGCGAAGGAAGCCGGATTCGACGATCATCTGATCAAACCCGTCGACATGAGTGCGCTGATTCACTTACTTGAAAAATAA
- a CDS encoding ABC transporter permease: protein MSRPLTPHPFRWAQRLVERITAPHLREEILGDLDELFHQRLQRHGFRKAQVFYLLDILLLLHPRLWRRKAAPAPHRHFPNPTAYSSPSLLHPAMIRNYLKIAWRNLVKDRLYSFINLGGLAVGMAVTMLLALFVSHEYSYDRFHSHSEQIYKMVGEMKVGDQDLKMMFFDYDQTEAFRRQIPAVADVARHETYFGADMWVESDRQHRFKERAFLFADPGFFRVFSYPVRQGDPQRALLEPFKVFLTQRAARKYFGAQNPTGQTIRLMNKYTFEVVGLLDNPPSNSSISFDFVASFPSLDAIHRTENESFYKQFPSKSRFVAKFQTHLLIRNPDQLSSITQLLEKSFKTPELGSRNIRYRLVPLTSLHLSFEPKMERSARIFTLVAGLILLLALVNYVNLTTARATVRAKEVAIRKTTGAQRSSLILQFLLESVLMSTLAFGVGLILFWSFQPTFSRLLDLKADDHFLESPSFAGALLVIYLLSVLLSSLYPAVALSRFSPMQALRGRLNRAGSGTTLRRVLAVNQFVVTVGLIICSIVMYRQWNFMQRYSGNMKRERVVFVSLEQQARKKAAAFRQQISQLSGVEHVSGTEFNIVGGHMSFGVKHRRTAQEKNLFNLSVDREFFKTLNVTWEVEPDWDHIGNRAFVLNEAALKALNITTAQVGDSLQNNGENSFYLAGVVKDFPIGSLSKAIDPISIRIGTNPDDYSGLYIRLAPQATAPRVLQAIHGVYNRFKVEEPFTYQFLEDAYADLYKSERQLAQLFAAATVIAILIACLGIFGLAAFTAEQRTKEIGIRKVLGASVSSLVAMLSRDFLKLVLIALVIASPLAWYAMNQWLDNFAYKTAIDWWIFALAGSLAVGIALLTVSFQSIKAALVNPVKSLRSE from the coding sequence ATGAGTCGCCCACTAACGCCCCACCCCTTCCGCTGGGCGCAGCGCCTGGTGGAACGGATCACCGCCCCTCACCTCCGGGAAGAAATTCTGGGTGATCTGGACGAATTGTTTCACCAGAGGCTGCAACGGCATGGCTTCCGAAAGGCGCAGGTGTTTTACCTGCTGGACATCCTGCTGCTGCTGCATCCCCGGCTTTGGCGTCGAAAAGCCGCCCCGGCCCCCCACCGGCATTTTCCCAACCCAACGGCGTACTCTTCACCCTCTCTTCTACACCCGGCCATGATCCGAAACTACCTCAAAATTGCCTGGCGCAACCTGGTCAAAGACCGGTTGTATTCTTTCATCAACCTGGGCGGTCTGGCCGTTGGCATGGCCGTCACGATGCTGCTGGCGCTGTTTGTTTCCCACGAATACAGCTATGATCGCTTCCATTCACATTCGGAGCAGATTTACAAAATGGTCGGGGAAATGAAAGTTGGCGATCAGGACCTGAAGATGATGTTCTTTGATTATGACCAGACCGAGGCCTTTCGTCGCCAGATTCCGGCGGTGGCGGATGTGGCCCGGCACGAAACCTATTTTGGTGCCGATATGTGGGTGGAGTCAGATCGGCAGCACCGATTCAAAGAGAGGGCTTTCCTTTTTGCCGATCCGGGCTTTTTCCGGGTTTTCTCCTACCCGGTGCGGCAGGGCGACCCCCAACGGGCCCTGCTTGAACCGTTCAAGGTGTTTCTGACGCAACGGGCGGCCAGGAAATACTTCGGCGCACAAAATCCCACCGGTCAGACCATCCGTTTGATGAACAAATACACGTTTGAAGTCGTCGGGCTGCTGGACAATCCGCCTTCCAACAGCTCTATTTCGTTTGATTTTGTGGCCTCCTTCCCCTCCCTGGACGCCATCCACCGGACCGAAAACGAGTCCTTTTATAAGCAGTTTCCTTCCAAAAGTCGGTTCGTCGCAAAGTTTCAGACCCATCTGCTGATTCGCAATCCGGATCAGCTCTCCTCCATTACCCAGTTACTGGAAAAATCCTTTAAGACTCCGGAGTTGGGGAGCCGGAACATTCGTTATAGACTGGTTCCGCTCACCAGCCTCCATCTGAGTTTTGAACCCAAGATGGAACGGTCGGCGCGGATTTTTACGCTGGTGGCCGGACTGATCCTTCTGCTGGCCCTGGTCAACTACGTCAACCTGACGACCGCCCGCGCCACGGTGCGGGCCAAGGAAGTAGCCATTCGCAAAACCACCGGCGCCCAGCGGTCATCACTCATCCTGCAATTTCTGCTGGAATCGGTGCTGATGAGTACGCTGGCTTTTGGAGTCGGGTTGATCCTGTTCTGGAGCTTTCAGCCCACTTTTTCCCGGCTGCTGGATTTGAAAGCTGACGATCACTTCTTAGAAAGCCCTTCCTTCGCCGGGGCGCTGCTGGTCATTTATCTGCTCAGTGTGCTGCTGTCCAGCCTTTATCCGGCGGTGGCCTTGTCGCGCTTTTCACCCATGCAGGCGCTCCGGGGACGTCTGAACCGCGCGGGAAGCGGAACGACGTTACGGCGGGTTCTGGCCGTCAACCAATTCGTGGTCACGGTGGGCTTGATTATCTGTTCCATCGTTATGTACCGGCAATGGAATTTCATGCAACGCTACAGTGGCAACATGAAGCGGGAGCGGGTGGTTTTTGTTTCGCTTGAACAGCAGGCGCGCAAAAAGGCGGCTGCGTTTCGCCAGCAAATCAGTCAGCTCAGTGGCGTCGAACACGTCAGCGGCACCGAGTTTAACATTGTTGGTGGGCATATGTCTTTCGGTGTCAAACACCGACGCACCGCCCAGGAGAAGAATCTGTTCAACCTGAGTGTTGACCGCGAATTTTTCAAAACACTAAACGTCACCTGGGAAGTGGAGCCGGATTGGGACCACATCGGCAACCGGGCCTTCGTCCTGAACGAAGCCGCCTTGAAAGCGTTGAACATCACGACGGCCCAGGTGGGCGACTCTTTGCAGAACAACGGCGAAAATTCATTCTATTTGGCCGGTGTCGTTAAAGATTTTCCCATTGGCTCCCTGAGCAAAGCCATTGATCCGATTAGCATCCGGATCGGCACCAACCCGGACGATTACAGCGGTTTATACATCCGGCTCGCTCCACAGGCCACCGCACCCCGGGTTTTGCAGGCCATTCACGGGGTTTACAACCGCTTCAAGGTCGAAGAGCCGTTTACGTATCAATTTCTGGAAGATGCGTACGCGGATCTGTACAAATCGGAGCGGCAATTGGCGCAGTTGTTTGCCGCGGCTACCGTCATTGCGATCCTGATTGCGTGCCTGGGTATTTTCGGACTGGCGGCCTTTACCGCCGAGCAGCGAACCAAGGAAATCGGCATTCGCAAGGTATTGGGCGCGTCGGTGAGCAGTCTCGTCGCGATGCTCTCGCGGGACTTCCTCAAACTGGTGCTGATCGCCCTGGTCATTGCGTCGCCCCTGGCCTGGTACGCCATGAACCAATGGCTGGACAACTTTGCCTACAAAACGGCCATTGACTGGTGGATTTTCGCCCTAGCAGGCAGTCTGGCGGTTGGCATCGCGCTGCTGACGGTCAGTTTCCAAAGCATCAAAGCCGCCCTGGTGAACCCGGTGAAAAGCCTGCGCTCGGAATGA
- a CDS encoding DUF2271 domain-containing protein produces MTSSRYKISLVVMVLFLAITQPSFAQQAGSSQYKCMIQMTNYMGEGAYMVISLINGKGAYEKTLYVLGSDKKWYPDIKEWHKAMAKKTPNISAITGASVAGGDRSVTVLEIDNSKLNKDYKLRFESAVEDKQYHVKDLEIPLTTEALSAKSEGTGYIRYVRFSPN; encoded by the coding sequence ATGACGTCTTCCCGGTATAAGATTAGCTTAGTAGTGATGGTCCTTTTCCTGGCCATCACCCAACCGTCGTTTGCTCAACAAGCCGGCAGCAGCCAGTATAAGTGTATGATCCAGATGACCAATTACATGGGTGAAGGGGCTTACATGGTGATTTCGCTGATCAACGGCAAAGGGGCTTACGAGAAAACCCTGTACGTGCTCGGCTCGGATAAAAAATGGTACCCCGACATCAAGGAGTGGCACAAGGCGATGGCGAAAAAAACGCCCAACATCAGTGCCATTACCGGGGCGTCGGTAGCCGGTGGGGATCGCAGCGTTACCGTGCTGGAAATCGACAATTCGAAACTCAATAAAGACTACAAGCTCCGGTTTGAGAGCGCCGTGGAGGACAAACAGTACCACGTCAAAGACCTGGAAATTCCTCTGACTACTGAAGCACTTTCCGCCAAAAGCGAGGGCACGGGTTACATACGTTACGTGCGCTTTAGCCCCAATTAA